AGCCAGCCGGCGGCGGCAAACAGATACGGCAAGGCGGTATGCCGCTTGCGCTCCTGCAGCCGATCCGATCGTTTACTCCACCACACCATGCCGGCGATGGTGCAGATCTGCGGGATCGCCGCCAGAATACCGATGACGATATTGCTGCTGTTCTGGTTAAAGCTTTGCAGGATCTGCGGCGTCCAGATATTGATCGCGCTCAGGGTGTTGGTCAGGCAGAAGTAGGCCAGCGTATACATCAGCACGATCGGCGTGAACACCTCGCGCCACAGGCTACGCGACGATGTCTGCCGCGGCGCGGCGGCGGCCGTCTGCTGCCGTTTGTCGGCCTCCATCATCGCCTGCAGGCTGCTTTTCTCCTCGGCGCTCAGCCAATTGGCCTTGGCCGGGGTATCGTCTAGATAGAACCACACCACCACGCCCAGCAGCACCGACGGAATGCCTTCCAGCAGGAACAGCCACTGCCAGCCCTTCAGGTTCAGCACGCCGTCCAGCGCCAGAATATAGCCGGACACCAGCGAGCCGATCGCCATGGTGACCGGCATGGCGATCATAAACAGCGCGTTGGCGCGGGCGCGGTAATAGGCCGGGAACCAGTAGGTGAGGTACACCAGGATCCCCGGCAGAAAGCCGGCTTCGGTAATGCCGACGATCATGCGCAGCACATACAGGCTGGTCGGCCCGGTGGCGAACAGCGTACAGGTGGAGGCGATGCCCCACAGCACCATAATGGTGGCGATCCAGCGCCGCGCGCCGACGATGCTTAGCATGATGTTGCTGGGAATGCCGAAAATCACATAGGTGACGTAAAACAGCGTCGCCGCCAGGCCGAACATGGTGGAACTGAGGCCCAGATCCTGCCCCATGGTCAGGCCGGCGAAGCCGATGTTGATACGGTCGAGAAACGAGAAGACAAACAGAATAAACAGAAACACGATCAGACGCCGAAACAGCTTGTTAATCACCGACTGCTCGGCGGCGCTCTGCGCTTTATGCGGCTGCGAATCGACCTGGTTCATGATGGCTCCGATTAATAGACGCCCGGGGCATCGCCCTGCGCCGTTCCCGCTTTAAACTCGGCGGCCAGTTTCTCCGCCGCCCGCGCCAGCAGGGTGGTATCGACGCCCACCGCCACAAACAGCGCGCCGCACGCCAGATAGTGGCGCGCCAGATCCGCCTGCGCCATCAGAATACCCGGCGCTTTACCGGCGGCGCGGATGCGCGCGATGGCGTCATCGATGGTCTGCTGCACCTCCGGGTGCTGCGGGTTGCCGGCAAAGCCCATATCGGCGCTCAGATCCGCCGGGCCGATAAACACCCCGTCCACTCCGTCGACCTGCAAAATATCGTCCAGATTGCTGACCGCCTCGCGGGTTTCAATCTGCACCAGCACGCACATTTGCGCATCGGCGTCATGCAGGTAGTTCGGCACCCGGTTCCAGCGTGAGGCCCGCGCCAGCGCGCTGCCGACGCCGCGTATACCGTGCGGAGGATAGCGCGTGGCGCGCACCGCCGCGCGCGCCTGTTCGGCGTTCTGGATCATCGGGATCAGCAGCGTCTGCGCCCCCACGTCAAGCAGCTGTTTGATCACCACCGGATCGTTCCACGGCGGGCGCACCACCGGATGACTCGGGTACGGCGCCGTCGCCTGCAGCTGGCCGAGCACCGTCTGCACGTTGTTGGGCGCATGTTCGCCGTCGATCAGCAGCCAGTCGAAACCGGCTCCGGCCAGCAGCTCGGCGCTGTAGCTGCTGCACAGGCCGAGCCACAGGCCGATCTGCGGGCGC
The nucleotide sequence above comes from Serratia rhizosphaerae. Encoded proteins:
- the hpaX gene encoding 4-hydroxyphenylacetate permease — encoded protein: MNQVDSQPHKAQSAAEQSVINKLFRRLIVFLFILFVFSFLDRINIGFAGLTMGQDLGLSSTMFGLAATLFYVTYVIFGIPSNIMLSIVGARRWIATIMVLWGIASTCTLFATGPTSLYVLRMIVGITEAGFLPGILVYLTYWFPAYYRARANALFMIAMPVTMAIGSLVSGYILALDGVLNLKGWQWLFLLEGIPSVLLGVVVWFYLDDTPAKANWLSAEEKSSLQAMMEADKRQQTAAAAPRQTSSRSLWREVFTPIVLMYTLAYFCLTNTLSAINIWTPQILQSFNQNSSNIVIGILAAIPQICTIAGMVWWSKRSDRLQERKRHTALPYLFAAAGWLLASATHHSLIQLLGIIMASVGSFTAMAIFWTTPDRAISLEARAVGIALINATGNIGSAVSPLLIGWLKDLTGSFNSGLYFVAGLLVIGALLVWRIPMNAAQRRSAVNHDKITGDELAP
- the hpaI gene encoding 4-hydroxy-2-oxoheptanedioate aldolase yields the protein MLINTFKQALQEKRPQIGLWLGLCSSYSAELLAGAGFDWLLIDGEHAPNNVQTVLGQLQATAPYPSHPVVRPPWNDPVVIKQLLDVGAQTLLIPMIQNAEQARAAVRATRYPPHGIRGVGSALARASRWNRVPNYLHDADAQMCVLVQIETREAVSNLDDILQVDGVDGVFIGPADLSADMGFAGNPQHPEVQQTIDDAIARIRAAGKAPGILMAQADLARHYLACGALFVAVGVDTTLLARAAEKLAAEFKAGTAQGDAPGVY